TCCCGAAACAGCGTATCGGCAATAAACAATTCAAAACGGGCATCAACCCCTATGGGTATGAGCGGTAAATATGGGTACAGAGCATGTACTTTCAGCTCACGACGTTTGTTTACATAGCTTTTAAAATCAATTTCTAACTTTTCACCGGCACCAATTGCATTTACCAAATAAAGTTGCCCGTCTCCGATAATTTCAAATCGCTGCCGGGAATTGCCCGTAGGGCCTGAAGTTGCCGGTTTAGGTAAAACACCTAAAACAAGGTTAAAACGGCTGGCTTTTTTCCGTTTTAAAAACAAGTTAACTTTAGCTCTGGTATCTAAAAACATCACTTTAGGCGGAGAAACCTCCTGCAAAAAAGGAAGTTCTTTAATTCGGCCGCTGATTTGTTCTATGGCGCTTTCGTTATAGGGGCTTTTTTGTTTAATCCCTAAATAATTGTGCAAATAGACCTTGCTGATTTTTGAATCGCCCAATACCACAATACTATCCATGCTGATAAGTTTACCCCGGTCAAGTTGGAGTTTTGCGCTAAAAACGGTATCCTTTATGTCAATATCTGATAACCGCAAAGACGCAAAAGGATAACCATTGTTTTCGGCAAAACGCAACATGCGTTCCTGTAAACGTAGGATAGCTTTAGTGTTGAAAGATTGTTGTTGAAAAGATTTGCTTCGGTATCCGCTTGCCGCAAGTATGTTTTTGGGAATTTGACTCACATCAAGGCTTTCCCAGCTATATTGATAGCCCAAATAAAACGTAGCCTTCGCAGACAGGGAATCTATCTTCAGCGAATCGAAAGAAGCAGCAAGATAACCGTATGTTTGCAACTTGTCGAGCCTGTCAGTGAGTACATTCCGGCATTGTTCGGCATTGGAAAAGAATGTTTGGGAATCGGTGAGTTTTACCAAAACAACCGAGTCGGTTACATTGGCATAAGTCAATTTCAATGGATAGGTTGATTGTGCTGTCAGTACCGAAGGGAAGCATCCCCATATCAAAACGAAAGCACAAATACTTCTCATGTTTTCCAGTAAGACCGTGTTGTTACCGGTTATTTGTCTGATAAAGTTCAAAAAAAATACTTTTTGGTTTTATGAGCAGGTTTATGGATGCACCGTAGCCACAATTGCCAGCTTTTTCCCATCTGCACTCACAGCCAAGCGGGTGATGTTTTTGATTCCGTCCTTTGTAAAATCGGCAATCTGAATCCATTCCTGCCCATCTTTTGGCAACCAATAAAGACGACTGTCTTTAGCCATCAACAGGTTTTCGTCGGGCAGCCAAGCGTAATCTTCTGAACCGGGCAAGGCTTGAATGATGGTTTTAGTATCGAGGTTTCCGGGTTTAAGGCGTTTTATCAGCCATTGGTTGTCGTTGAGTTTATGCAAAAAACTTACCGCATCCGATTTGCCCGGAATAGCCGCCACACAACGCCCGATATTGACTGCTGCAATAAAACCGGAGGTGTCGGTCAAAGTAGCTGTTTGAAGGGTGGGTGGGTCAGTAACCATAAACATAACCAGTTTTCCATTTTGACGCGCTTGTGTGTAGTAACCAACCTGAGTGAGATGAGGCTGATAATATACTGCATCCCCTTTGCCCGATAATGGAAACTGCCAAAGGCGTTGGGTTTTTGCATCTTCTTCAACTCTGACTACTGTAAATGCCTGATGCTCCTCTAAGGGAATAGGTGAATATTCCGAAGTAGTTGGGGTGTTTGTCAAGTTTTGTGGAGGTTGTTTGTCAAAGTAAATACGAAAAATATCAGTTTTTTCGCTTTCATCAGCAGCAGTATAAAGCAATCCTTTTCCATCCGGTAAAAAGCAGGGTTGATTGTCATACCCCTTCCTGTTTGTCAGATTTTCCGGTTGACCGGAAACAGTTATTTTTCCCTTTATGGATTTGCTAAGCTGTATCAGAAAGATATCGGTATCAGGCAGATTTTGAGCAAAGACTGCTGATGAAAACAAGACGCATATATAAAATACTGTTTGTTTCATAATTATTGTTTTTGCATAAAATTAAGAAAACAAATTAGGTCAGGCAAGCCAACGGAGTTGCATAGCCTGTTCATCATAAGTTTGTAAGTGTATGTCCGTTACGTGTTCTTGTTCGTCCAAAGCAATGTAAACGCAGGTAGGCTTAAAAATGATGTGTTTGATTAAATCTTTACCGGTAATTTCTTCGATAAATCTTTCTAATTGTTCTAAGGCATAATGTTTGTCGGGGTGGTCTAAAATGTTTGTTGGGAACTTCATTAAATCTGCCCAGGTACCCGAGTTAATATAGACCCCCCCATTGGGCAGGTTAATTCTTCTGGCAAGATGAGTATGTCCGAAAATAATATACTTAAACCCATTTTCAGACAATTGAGTAGCGGCTTGTAAATATTCAGGAAAGGTTTCGGTATCCAGGTCAAAAGTTTTAGGGCTTTGAAGCGATTTTAAAGCAGTGAGTAGCGCAGGCAGCCTTTTGTATAGTGCTTGTCTGTTATTTGCAGTCAACAGTTGCCAAAGGCTATGAACCAACCTAAAACTGCGGGTCTTTTCTGTGGTTCCGTCAACACTTGATATTTCGGCTTCTTCGGCCGGGTTAGGAAGGGCATCGGTAGCGGTTAAAAATTCTTGTAATTCGGCATCACTAAATAGTTTTTCCATTTCTTTGTTCACCAGATTTTCCTCCACAGACTCGCTGCCTTTACTTCCGGTTGAGATAGTGCGAATTCCCAAGCCTTCAGGGATCATGTCGCTCAGGTAGATGCGCAACAAATTGTCTATTTTACTTCTGATTTGAGGCTCTAATGCCAGTAGAATAGGAATAGCCGCTCCGGTTTCCGGTTTGAGCATATCAACAAAAGGATATTTCACCTTCATGGGGTTCATAATTTTTTCAACCAATTCGCTGCCTTTGGGTGCAATAAAACTATCTGCTTTTTCATTTCGCGACATTTTTTCACGAAACTGCCGGAGACGATTGTCGTCCACACTGTTCCATGAATCGTAGCGATTGCCATGTTCAATTAAAACTTCGTTTCCGATGGAGTAGGCTTCGCCATCAAATAAAAATCTGAAATTGGCAGATGTTGCCCCTATCGTTTTTTCCAAAATCGCTCTTACGGGGGGCAAAGACAGTTCAATATCATGATTGCCCAATAGCAGAGTCAAACGATGTTTTGAGTTTTGAAGGAATGTTTTTAGTGCATTAAACACATGAGCCTCCCGTCTGAAAATGTTGTTCAATTTGATTAAGACATTGGGCAAATGCTTTTCAAAAGCCGTCCAGGGTGTTTCGGCCAAGAAATCAACCAGATCGCCATTGATGACCAACTCAACAGACTTATCTGATTTTCTGGCAAGCAGGTTAATAAAATTTGCAAGCTGATGGGTATGGGTGTTGATTTGAAACCCTCTTAGCTCGTTTGAGCCTGCAGGTTCGCCTCCTATATGTAAATCTGAAATCACATAAACCTCTCTCATAAAATTGATTTTTAGTTCAAAAATAAAAGGAATTGGCCAATAGCGGGGTTAATTTTTACCTAAACAGGATGAATGGCTGCTCTGTAATACAGACACCTGTAATAACACTGTCAGACTGAGAAAAGAAGAACCTTAAATAAAAACAAATTGATTTACCTTTGTCCAAATAAATATATCTTCAACAGCTTAACTGACTGCCTTGTTACCTGACAACCTAATTTATCAAATTGCACTGACACTAATACCCAAAGTAGGTAGTTATACTGCGAAAACATTGATAAGCTATTGCGGAGGGGTGAATGAGATTTTTAAAATGCCCAAATCCAAGTTGTTGAAAATTCCCAATATAGGTGAGAAAATTGCCAGTTCAATTACCGACTTCAAAGAAGCCCTGAAAAAAGCCGAAAAGGAAATTGAATTTATTCAAAAACATGGAATCCGTCCGATGTTTTATTTAGATAAGGATTATCCGTATCGGTTAAAGTCCATTCAGGATGCCCCAATTATGTTGTATTATAAAGGCAATGCCAACCTAAACCAGGATCGGATAATTAGTATAGTCGGAACTCGCAAAGCTACCGATTACGGTAAAAAAATATGCAACAGACTGATTGAGGAATTAGCCGGTCATCAGGTTGTTGTTGTTAGTGGGTTGGCATATGGAATAGACCATGCAGCGCATCAGGCTTGTTTGCAACATCAGGTACCGACCCTGGGCGTTTTAGCCCATGGATTGGATCGTATTTACCCGCCTGCGCATCAAAAGCTGGCAAGTGCTATGTTGGAAAATGGCGGACTGATTACCGAATATATAAGTAAAACTAAACCTGATAAAGTCAATTTCCCAAACAGAAACCGCATCATTGCAGGGATTTCTGATGCTACTGTTGTTGTGGAAACAAGACAAACCGGCGGCAGCATGATCACAGCCCAAATTGCCAACTCATATAATCGAAGCGTTTTTGCTTTTCCGGGCAGGACTACCGATTTATTTTCAAGTGGATGTAATTATCTGGTTAAAAAAAATCTGGCTAATTTAGTTGAATATGCCAAAGACATCACCGACAACATGATGTGGCCAGATTCTTCTCAAAAAGCAGAATCAACGCAAAAGCAAATGTTTGTAGAACTGGAACCTGATGAAGAACTGATTGTCAATACACTAAAAAAGGCCGACAACAACGAACTGCATCTCGAAAATCTGTGGGCACAGACTCAACTCAGCCCGGGGATGACTGCTGCTGCTTTAATTTCGCTCGAATTTAAGGGTTTGGTTCGTCCTTATCCGGGTAAAATATACAGGCTATGTTAACAGGAAGCAGTGCTTTCATCATTATCATTTTACTAACATCAAACTAATTTTATTGCAATGCAACAACTGATAGAACAGGCATGGACAGACAGAACTTTATTACAACAACCTGAAACACAGGCAGCCATCAAACATGTGATTGCAGCTTTAGATAAAGGGGAGCTCAGAGTGGCTCAACCCGATGAGTTTGGGCAATGGAGTGTTAACGAATGGGTGAAGAAAGCAGTGATTTTATATTTTCCCATTGCTCAAATGCAAACAATGCGTGCGGGAGAGCTGGAGTTTTACGATAAAATTCCGCTCAAGCAAAATTACGAGCAACTTGGGGTAAGGGTAGTGCCTCATGCCATTGCAAGATACGGTGCTTATGTAGCAAGAGGGGTCATCATGATGCCATCTTTTGTCAATATCGGTGCTTATGTTGACAGTGGAACTATGGTTGATACCTGGGCAACGGTAGGCAGTTGTGCGCAGGTTGGGAAAAATGTGCACTTGAGTGGGGGAGTTGGAATTGGAGGGGTACTGGAACCCGTTCAGGCTAGTCCGGTCATTATTGAAGACAACTGTTTTATCGGATCGCGGTGTATTGTCGTAGAAGGGGTGAGGATAGGAGCCGAAGCTGTCCTCGGTGCCAATGTAGTTATTACTCAATCTACCAAAATCATAGATGTCAGCGGCAATGAGCCTGTAGAATACAGGGGGTATGTACCTCCTGCGTCCGTAGTGATTCCGGGGGCTTATACCAAACAATTTCCGGCCGGAAGCTATCATGTTTCATGTGCTCTTATTATCGGTAAACGCAAAGAGAGTACTGATAAAAAAACTTCACTGAATGATGCTTTAAGAGATTTTAATGTGGCTGTTTAAAAGGCAGGAGGCTGTTTTTTCAATTTTTCAGGCAGTTAACTACCGGAAAAAATCGAATAAACCGGATAAACCTATAAAAAATTGAAATGCTTTTACAGCATTTAGAAAGTAAACACTATATTTACCCGTCTTTTCTTATCCCCTTTTTTGAATCATGTATTTAGCTGAATGGTTACAAGATGTTTTAAACTTGTTTTTTCCGCAGTCTTGTGCTTGCTGTGGTAAGAAACTATGTAAAAGCGAGACCATTCTTTGTGTTTTTTGTGAATACAACCTGCCTCAAACCAACGCTCATTTATTTCACGACAGCCCGCTTGCAATGCTTTTTTGGGGTCGTATCCGCGTATCTAATGTTGCTGCCTTATATATATTCCAAAAAGGAGGTCGGGTACAGCGGCTCATCCACCAGTTTAAATATCAGGGGAAAAAAGAAATCGGGGAAAAAGCCGGCCGGTTGTTTGGACAGTTTTTGGCGCAATCGGAAACAATCAGGACTGCAGATTTAATTGTTCCAGTACCACTGCATCCCAAGAAGAAAAAAAAGCGCGGATATAACCAAAGTGATTATTTTGCAAAGGGATTGTCCGAAAGCCTGGGTATCCCATGGTCAGATAATGTGGTGCAGAGACTCATAAATTCCTCCTCACAAACCCGGCGAAAATCGAGATATGAGCGTTGGGAGAATGTCAGAGATATTTTCAAGGTGGGTAATCCCGAGTTAATCAGACAAAAGCATGTGTTGCTGGTAGATGACGTAATTACTACCGGATCAACGATGGAAGCCTGTGCTTCAGCGCTGTTTTCTGCCGGAAGCGCACAAATCAGTGCAGTAGGCATGGCTCATTCACATTAAAAGTTACCCGGATGGGTTTCAAAAACAATTTCGAATTTTCATTTTAAATCACATACAAAAACATGAAACAGATTTTAACATTTTTAGTTCTTTGCTTTGCTTTTGTTTGGATGTCAGCTCAGGAGCGAGGGGACTTGTTGTCAGATACTTTGCTGGCCAATTTTACGGCTGCCGAGGTAAACGTATTGTATTCCCAGAACGGCATCCCTCCGGGAATACTTGCTTCAGATTTTGGAGTGGAAGAATACAAAATCAGTTATCAGACTATTGATGCAGACGGTTCACCAACTTTTGCAACCGGGTTAGTAGTTATTCCTGTCGGTATTACTTGTCCGGCACCGTTGGGGGTATATAACCACGGCACTTTTTCAGATCTCGCTTCCATGCCTTCTAACCTCGGAACCGAACACATGCTCGGAGTAGGTTATGCAGCATCAGGTTATGTCGGGGTGTTGCCAGATCTTGTTGGATATGGCGATAGTCCGGGTTTCCCTAATTATCAACATGCCAAATCTACCGGAACAGCTAATGTAGATATGCTAAGGGCAGCCCGTCATTTTTGTGCCGGAAAAGGTATTGAATTAAACGGTCAAATTTTCATTACCGGCTATTCCCAGGGCGGACATTCCGCTATGGCAGCACACCGAGAAATTGAAACCTATTATGCCGATGAATTTACCGTTACAGCCTGTGCCCCGCTTTCCGGTGCTTATGATATGTCGGGTGTTCAAACTGATTTTGTTTTTGACGATGATTATTATGAAGGGAATGTCTATTTAGGATACATCATAATGGCTTTTAAAGAAATTTACCCCGAACTGATTGAATGGGAGTTTGA
This is a stretch of genomic DNA from Sphingobacteriales bacterium. It encodes these proteins:
- the dprA gene encoding DNA-protecting protein DprA; this encodes MLPDNLIYQIALTLIPKVGSYTAKTLISYCGGVNEIFKMPKSKLLKIPNIGEKIASSITDFKEALKKAEKEIEFIQKHGIRPMFYLDKDYPYRLKSIQDAPIMLYYKGNANLNQDRIISIVGTRKATDYGKKICNRLIEELAGHQVVVVSGLAYGIDHAAHQACLQHQVPTLGVLAHGLDRIYPPAHQKLASAMLENGGLITEYISKTKPDKVNFPNRNRIIAGISDATVVVETRQTGGSMITAQIANSYNRSVFAFPGRTTDLFSSGCNYLVKKNLANLVEYAKDITDNMMWPDSSQKAESTQKQMFVELEPDEELIVNTLKKADNNELHLENLWAQTQLSPGMTAAALISLEFKGLVRPYPGKIYRLC
- a CDS encoding T9SS type A sorting domain-containing protein codes for the protein MKQILTFLVLCFAFVWMSAQERGDLLSDTLLANFTAAEVNVLYSQNGIPPGILASDFGVEEYKISYQTIDADGSPTFATGLVVIPVGITCPAPLGVYNHGTFSDLASMPSNLGTEHMLGVGYAASGYVGVLPDLVGYGDSPGFPNYQHAKSTGTANVDMLRAARHFCAGKGIELNGQIFITGYSQGGHSAMAAHREIETYYADEFTVTACAPLSGAYDMSGVQTDFVFDDDYYEGNVYLGYIIMAFKEIYPELIEWEFDEVFQSPYDTILYNRLTAFNTPLGELNGMLPTNPADLIQPDLLADFLSNPDHPFRVVLRDNDAYDWAPVAPVQMSYCEGDQSIYYQNAIVAQNSFIANGATNVTAVSRGASFGHGSCILPAILASKNWFDSLKEDCTTSGTSDLMDNDKQNVMAYPNPMGQHTTFMVKNLEYPISQIRIFDLTGKPVLTFSDVQAHHFTISADGLQSGMYIAEVTIEGKTQRIKLLVK
- a CDS encoding BamA/TamA family outer membrane protein → MNFIRQITGNNTVLLENMRSICAFVLIWGCFPSVLTAQSTYPLKLTYANVTDSVVLVKLTDSQTFFSNAEQCRNVLTDRLDKLQTYGYLAASFDSLKIDSLSAKATFYLGYQYSWESLDVSQIPKNILAASGYRSKSFQQQSFNTKAILRLQERMLRFAENNGYPFASLRLSDIDIKDTVFSAKLQLDRGKLISMDSIVVLGDSKISKVYLHNYLGIKQKSPYNESAIEQISGRIKELPFLQEVSPPKVMFLDTRAKVNLFLKRKKASRFNLVLGVLPKPATSGPTGNSRQRFEIIGDGQLYLVNAIGAGEKLEIDFKSYVNKRRELKVHALYPYLPLIPIGVDARFELFIADTLFRDVKTFLGLQYSSKGNNFVKAFFDRKNSVLLTVDSIKLTAQKRLPEVLDVKFTLYGVEFNQEHLDYRFNPRKGYLLNLLAGAGLKKVIPNLNILSVGEALEIDFQSQYDSLNQNRIQYRLQGKFDKYWPIGKLSVIKTSVSAAYLGNKQLLQNELYRIGGNRLLRGFDEESIWASLYTVASLEYRFLLGQNANFFAFFDGAFVQNQSRNTDTKDYPFGFGLGANLETKAGVFGLMYALGRQQSNPINFRQGKIHFGYVAYF
- a CDS encoding ComF family protein; translated protein: MYLAEWLQDVLNLFFPQSCACCGKKLCKSETILCVFCEYNLPQTNAHLFHDSPLAMLFWGRIRVSNVAALYIFQKGGRVQRLIHQFKYQGKKEIGEKAGRLFGQFLAQSETIRTADLIVPVPLHPKKKKKRGYNQSDYFAKGLSESLGIPWSDNVVQRLINSSSQTRRKSRYERWENVRDIFKVGNPELIRQKHVLLVDDVITTGSTMEACASALFSAGSAQISAVGMAHSH
- a CDS encoding 2,3,4,5-tetrahydropyridine-2,6-dicarboxylate N-succinyltransferase; protein product: MAMQQLIEQAWTDRTLLQQPETQAAIKHVIAALDKGELRVAQPDEFGQWSVNEWVKKAVILYFPIAQMQTMRAGELEFYDKIPLKQNYEQLGVRVVPHAIARYGAYVARGVIMMPSFVNIGAYVDSGTMVDTWATVGSCAQVGKNVHLSGGVGIGGVLEPVQASPVIIEDNCFIGSRCIVVEGVRIGAEAVLGANVVITQSTKIIDVSGNEPVEYRGYVPPASVVIPGAYTKQFPAGSYHVSCALIIGKRKESTDKKTSLNDALRDFNVAV
- a CDS encoding metallophosphoesterase, whose amino-acid sequence is MREVYVISDLHIGGEPAGSNELRGFQINTHTHQLANFINLLARKSDKSVELVINGDLVDFLAETPWTAFEKHLPNVLIKLNNIFRREAHVFNALKTFLQNSKHRLTLLLGNHDIELSLPPVRAILEKTIGATSANFRFLFDGEAYSIGNEVLIEHGNRYDSWNSVDDNRLRQFREKMSRNEKADSFIAPKGSELVEKIMNPMKVKYPFVDMLKPETGAAIPILLALEPQIRSKIDNLLRIYLSDMIPEGLGIRTISTGSKGSESVEENLVNKEMEKLFSDAELQEFLTATDALPNPAEEAEISSVDGTTEKTRSFRLVHSLWQLLTANNRQALYKRLPALLTALKSLQSPKTFDLDTETFPEYLQAATQLSENGFKYIIFGHTHLARRINLPNGGVYINSGTWADLMKFPTNILDHPDKHYALEQLERFIEEITGKDLIKHIIFKPTCVYIALDEQEHVTDIHLQTYDEQAMQLRWLA